TCGTGCCGGACGACCCATGCCCAATCGGACCGCGGTCCGATTACCTGTTAATGTGGCATCAACCGGACTTCGGTCCGGTTGATCAACGGGGATCCGGCGATCCCGCCGGATCCGGGAAAGCGCGGGAAAGGCATACCAATGACTACAGCGACCGCTTTGGAGACCGGGGTGTGGACGATCGACCCGGCTCACTCCTCGATCGAGTTCTGGGTTCGCCACCTGGTCGTGAGCAAGGTTCGGGGACTGTTCCCGACCTTCGGCGGAACGATCACCGTCGGCGCGAACGGCACAGGATCGGTGGAGGCTGAGATCGACGTCGCCTCGATCAACACCGGAAACGCCCAGCGCGACGAACACCTGAAGTCGCCGCAGTTCTTCGATGCCGGGGCGTACCCGAAGGCGTCGTTCATCTCGACAGCGCTGCGGCCGGAGGGCGAGCGCTACGTGCTCGACGGCCAATTCACCCTCAAGGGCGTGACGAAGCCGATCAGCCTGGACCTGGACTTCTACGGCGTCAGCGAGGGCATGGGCGGCGGCCCCGTCGCGGGATTCGAGGCTTCGGTCGTGCTGAGCCGCAAGGACTTTGGGATCGACATCGACATGCCGATGCAGTCCGGCGGCGCCGTGATCGGTGACAAGGTCTCTGTCACGATCAACGTCGAGGCCGTGAGACAGTAACGCTCGGACGCGAATTGAGTTGCGCCGGCGAGCGTTATCGCACAGCAACCCCTCGGGCGCGGGACGACGTAGATCTCGTATCGGCAGCAACGCGAACAGCCCCCCATCGAGCGCGATGCCTACAATCTCGCCCCATGGGGGGCAAACGAGCTGCAGGTACTTCTCGAACAGCTGGGCGGTGCGGCCGGCCAATGGACGGAGTTGACGGCGGCCGTCGCGCGCTACGGCCAGCAGGAGGTCACGGCAGTAGATGAGATGGCCTCCGTGGGGGAGATCCGGGTGATGTGAGATGCCGGCCACCCTGTCGAAAATCCAAGCGTGGAGCACCGAGCATCTGGTCGACGCTGGCGGCTACTGGAACCAGATAGCCGGCCGCTAGGAGGAAGCGTTCCTCCAGATTCGCAACCAGTCCTACGCGATGACCTGGCACGGCGCAGGCGGCGACGGGTTGCGGGAACGGACCAGCGCCGACCTGCCCGTTGTCAGCGGCAAAGCCGACCAGCTGCGCCAGGCGGCCGGGATTGCGCGCAGCGGCGCCGCCGGCATCACGCGATATTCCACGCCTCCCATTTGCGCGCCCGCCACCCGGCCCCGGCATGGATGGTGGCCGGCTTCGCCGCCTCGGCGATAGTGGTTGCCGCCCTGAGCATCTGGTACGTCACCCGGCGGGGCCGCGGAAGATTTCCCGGAAACCCGAGCATGCTTACATCGCCATCGTGGTCGGGGTGGTCGTGTCGGGCTGGGTGGGCGACATGTTGGCCAGCGCGGCGGCCCTGCTGTTCGGCGGCTACTCCGTCCGGGCGCTGCTGCCCAGTTACATCCTTTCGTACGCGGTCCTGCTGTGGCTGATTGCCTTGACGCTCAAGGCACTCGACGGCCAAAGCGGTGAAGTTGACGACGGGCCTGGCCCGGCCCGCTAGGTGCGGGCATCGTCCTGGTCCCGTCCGCCGCTCATCCGGCCCGTCAACCGGTGAGGGTCAGGCGGTGTACCCGCCGTCGACGTTCCAGTTCGCTCCCGTAACGAATCCCGACTCCGGGCCGGCCAGGAAACTCACCACGGCAGCGGTATCGCCGGTGTGTCCGTAGTGGCCAAGTGCCATGACTTGCCGCATGGCGTCGGCGAATTCGCCGGTGGCGGGATTCATGTCGGTGTCAATCGGGCCGGGCTGCACGTTGTTCACGGTGATCCCGCGCGGCCCCAGGTCGCGGGCCAGCCCGCGGGTCAGGGACGCGACCGCGCCTTTGGTCATCGCGTACACGGCCAGTCCGGCCATCGGGACGCGGTCGGCGTTGATGCTGCCGATGTTGATGATCCGTGACCCTGCGCCGAGGTGACCGATCGCGCTGCGGATCGCCGAGTAGACGCCGCCGATGTTGATCGCCACCACGCGGTCGAACTGCTCCTGGGGGAATTCGTCGATCGGCGCCAAGTGTGCCGTCCCGGCGTTGTTGACCAGGATGTCCAACCCGCCCAACTCGGCGACCGCGCGCTCGACAGCGGCGGCCACCTGTGCCGGATCGGCGCTGTCGGCCCGGATGGCCACCGCCTTGGCCCCGTCGGCGGTCACCTCGGCGACCAACTTGTCGGCTGCGCCGGCCGATGACGAGTAGGTGAACGCCACCGCGGCGCCGTCGCCGGCGAGCCGGCGCACAATTCCCGCGCCGATTCCGCGCGAGCCTCCGGTGACCAGTGCTCGGCGTCCGGCTAGGGGTCCGGTGCTCATGCCGCTCCTCCTCTAGGTTATTTCGAACCGTTTGGTTACAAATTATGATGAGGTCAGCTCCCGTGTCGAGTGCGAATCGGCCGGTGTGACGTGGATCATGGAAGGTGGGAGATGGCGGTAGGGCGGCCGCGGGAATTCGATCCCGACACGGTCGAGGACATCGCGATGAGGCTGTTCTGGGATCGTGGCTTCGAGGGTGTGTCGATCAGCGATCTGACCGAGGCGACCGGCGTGAACCGCCGCAGCATTTACGGCGAGTTCGGTTCGAAAGAGGGCCTTTTCGAGCGGGCCAAGCGGCGGTACATCAACGGCCCGGGCGGCTACATGGCAACGGCGCTCGCTCGTTCGACCGCCCGCGAGGTTGCCGAAGCCATGGTGCACGGGGCCGCCGACACAACCTCGAGCGACCCGCACGGCTGCCTGCTGGTCGGAAATGCGGCCGGGCTGGCCGACTTTCGCGATGCGGCCGCGCGCGAGCTGGCACGCCGGTTCGACCAGGCGGCGGCCGCGGGCGAACTGCCCGACGTGGACACCCTGCTGCTGGCTCGCTGGATCAGCGCCATCTGTCAGGGAATTGCGATCCAGGCCCGCAGCGGCGCCAGCCGTGCGGAATTGCATGCGATCGCCGATCTGGCGTTGGAGGGCTGGCCGAACCCCTGAGGCGACACCGGCGGCCACCAAGCGTGGACCCACGTGGACTTGTGTGTCGAGACATCACAGAGTGGTCTTTCGTCAAGCGCTTTCAAAACAAAACACGCCATTTGTCAAGTTGCCGATGACCCCTGTTGATACGACGCGCCCAACATCACCGCAGGTCAGCGACATACCGCCACCGCAGTACCGTATGACCCGCCGCCTCACCCCTGATGAACTCGACCAAGTCCTCGAGCTCTACCGCCT
This genomic window from Mycobacterium saskatchewanense contains:
- a CDS encoding TetR/AcrR family transcriptional regulator translates to MAVGRPREFDPDTVEDIAMRLFWDRGFEGVSISDLTEATGVNRRSIYGEFGSKEGLFERAKRRYINGPGGYMATALARSTAREVAEAMVHGAADTTSSDPHGCLLVGNAAGLADFRDAAARELARRFDQAAAAGELPDVDTLLLARWISAICQGIAIQARSGASRAELHAIADLALEGWPNP
- a CDS encoding YceI family protein, translated to MTTATALETGVWTIDPAHSSIEFWVRHLVVSKVRGLFPTFGGTITVGANGTGSVEAEIDVASINTGNAQRDEHLKSPQFFDAGAYPKASFISTALRPEGERYVLDGQFTLKGVTKPISLDLDFYGVSEGMGGGPVAGFEASVVLSRKDFGIDIDMPMQSGGAVIGDKVSVTINVEAVRQ
- a CDS encoding SDR family oxidoreductase encodes the protein MSTGPLAGRRALVTGGSRGIGAGIVRRLAGDGAAVAFTYSSSAGAADKLVAEVTADGAKAVAIRADSADPAQVAAAVERAVAELGGLDILVNNAGTAHLAPIDEFPQEQFDRVVAINIGGVYSAIRSAIGHLGAGSRIINIGSINADRVPMAGLAVYAMTKGAVASLTRGLARDLGPRGITVNNVQPGPIDTDMNPATGEFADAMRQVMALGHYGHTGDTAAVVSFLAGPESGFVTGANWNVDGGYTA